The following proteins come from a genomic window of Companilactobacillus pabuli:
- a CDS encoding TetR/AcrR family transcriptional regulator gives MTNNLERKKDKKQTILEAATKVFLEKGYKKASIAHIAKEARSSQVTLYKYFPSKVVLGRAVIIKLIIDGYSEYDKLLDDDSQSFVEKMKVMMSSSSSLADGINDDFVVFLQKEFSSRNGDTSVVKVYNQYKRNFWFKLLDQGRQEGVISDEVTNEGAMIFLDLFINYSMNAKENGVVALKNHEKDIIHLFFYGIMGR, from the coding sequence ATGACTAATAATTTAGAACGTAAGAAAGATAAAAAGCAGACAATTTTAGAAGCGGCGACTAAAGTTTTCTTAGAAAAAGGTTACAAAAAAGCCTCAATAGCACATATTGCTAAAGAGGCGAGGTCTTCTCAAGTGACGTTGTATAAATATTTTCCAAGCAAGGTAGTTCTAGGACGAGCAGTTATTATTAAATTAATTATTGATGGTTATTCAGAATACGACAAATTACTAGATGATGATTCACAATCATTCGTCGAAAAAATGAAAGTAATGATGAGTAGTAGTTCGAGTTTGGCTGATGGTATCAATGATGATTTCGTAGTATTTTTACAAAAGGAATTCAGTAGTCGAAATGGTGATACTAGTGTAGTGAAAGTCTACAATCAATACAAACGTAATTTCTGGTTTAAACTGCTAGATCAAGGTCGTCAAGAAGGGGTTATAAGCGATGAAGTAACTAATGAAGGCGCAATGATTTTCTTAGATTTATTTATTAATTATTCAATGAATGCTAAAGAAAATGGTGTTGTTGCCTTAAAAAATCACGAGAAGGATATTATTCACTTATTCTTTTATGGAATTATGGGACGTTAA
- a CDS encoding ABC transporter ATP-binding protein: MFNQPKPTLHIDHLQKRFGKFQALKNITFDIYPGEVFGFIGPNGAGKSTTIRTLLGILRASGGKATIFGRDVFKDAVKIHQHLAYVPGDVYLWPNLTGGEIIDLFLKLSHNRHTQKTDELIKRFQLDPTKKARTYSKGNRQKVALIAALSTEAQLYIFDEPTSGLDPLNEEVFQQEVLKLKQAGKAVLLSSHILSEVEKMCDRIGIIRNGEIVETGTLEQMRHLTRTVIKVQTAEPTPELPTLIGVHNVVTENNGSQTLAVDSEHLDAVMDYLSKKQILSIQATPPTLEDLFLRYYDSNEVDQHAN; this comes from the coding sequence ATGTTTAATCAACCAAAACCAACTTTGCATATCGATCATCTTCAAAAGAGATTCGGTAAATTCCAAGCTTTAAAAAATATCACTTTTGATATTTATCCCGGGGAAGTCTTTGGATTTATCGGACCTAATGGTGCCGGGAAATCAACCACAATTCGAACTCTTCTCGGAATTCTGCGGGCTTCTGGTGGTAAAGCAACAATCTTTGGACGTGATGTTTTCAAAGATGCTGTTAAAATTCATCAACATCTAGCCTATGTCCCCGGTGATGTTTACTTGTGGCCTAATCTGACTGGTGGTGAAATCATCGATCTGTTTTTAAAACTCAGTCACAATCGCCACACTCAAAAAACTGACGAGTTAATTAAAAGATTCCAACTCGACCCTACTAAGAAAGCTCGTACTTATTCAAAAGGTAATCGTCAAAAAGTTGCCTTGATCGCAGCCTTGTCGACAGAAGCTCAATTATATATTTTCGATGAGCCTACTTCCGGATTAGATCCTTTGAATGAAGAAGTTTTCCAACAAGAAGTGCTCAAGCTCAAACAAGCTGGCAAAGCCGTTTTATTGTCGAGTCACATCTTATCCGAAGTAGAAAAAATGTGTGATCGAATCGGTATTATCCGTAACGGTGAAATCGTCGAGACTGGTACATTAGAGCAAATGAGACATCTGACTAGAACTGTTATCAAAGTCCAAACTGCCGAACCTACTCCCGAATTGCCAACTTTAATCGGTGTCCATAACGTCGTTACGGAAAATAACGGTAGTCAAACTCTAGCTGTCGATTCGGAACATTTAGATGCCGTGATGGATTACCTATCTAAAAAACAAATCCTCTCTATCCAAGCCACACCACCAACTCTAGAAGATTTATTCCTTCGTTATTATGATTCCAACGAGGTGGATCAACATGCAAACTAA
- a CDS encoding ABC transporter permease, translated as MQTKRFQKTLFLTKFNFKRDWLKLSLWALVLITLFVGVAGKFTSLYGSKAGIDQIVKTLKTPAMVSLFGKMPQGPYTSADVFAAEMTVFMAIFAVIMNYYFVIKNTRGEEESGVLELIQAHAVGRMSHLAAVLIESFVLNFGIGLIYAIGLQFAGLAGTDTNGNFLLGIGLGAAGFMFATVAAVIAQLSDNSRSATILAYLIFAVMYIARMISDVTHPKYTWFVPLGWVEKFSTYQDNNWLPVLFMLVVSTILIILAFYLNGHRDIGSGLIATRPGRKNASVFLRGPISLLWRLNRISILVWFFGIMILGMTYGSIFNTIGDILKTNPMFSQLLDTKAIDTANLLLIKQFIGVLIIVFAVLALIPGISLINYLKNGENKGYLEIIHSKPTSRLRLFSSVTLIAFITSIAVLFAGILGLYLGGNAVMEQPLKFDLFWNCFIGYLSPTLIMLGISTCLLGWMPKLVSLNYGYLIVGFFVKYFGKLLKLPDWTEKITPFGFIDKVPVHNFDMATFGWQLLIAAILIVVGYLGYRRRDLITG; from the coding sequence ATGCAAACTAAACGATTTCAAAAAACTCTTTTCTTAACCAAATTTAATTTCAAACGTGATTGGCTCAAACTATCACTCTGGGCTTTAGTCCTAATAACTCTATTCGTCGGTGTTGCTGGCAAATTCACTAGTCTTTATGGTTCAAAAGCCGGTATCGACCAAATTGTTAAAACTCTCAAAACACCAGCAATGGTCTCCCTCTTTGGGAAAATGCCTCAAGGTCCTTACACTAGTGCTGACGTCTTTGCGGCTGAAATGACCGTCTTTATGGCTATCTTCGCCGTTATTATGAACTACTACTTCGTAATCAAAAATACCCGTGGCGAAGAGGAATCTGGTGTTTTAGAACTGATTCAAGCGCACGCAGTCGGTCGGATGTCGCATTTAGCAGCGGTCTTGATTGAAAGCTTCGTTTTAAATTTTGGCATTGGTCTGATTTACGCCATTGGATTACAATTTGCCGGTTTAGCCGGAACTGATACTAATGGTAATTTCTTATTGGGGATCGGATTAGGTGCGGCTGGCTTCATGTTCGCTACTGTGGCCGCCGTGATAGCTCAGTTGAGTGACAACTCCCGTTCCGCAACGATACTCGCTTATTTAATTTTTGCGGTAATGTACATCGCTAGAATGATATCCGACGTAACGCATCCCAAATATACTTGGTTTGTCCCTTTAGGTTGGGTCGAAAAGTTCTCAACTTATCAAGATAACAACTGGTTACCAGTCCTTTTCATGCTCGTAGTTTCAACGATTTTGATAATCCTAGCCTTTTATCTCAACGGACATCGTGACATCGGTTCTGGCTTGATTGCCACTAGACCAGGCCGAAAAAACGCCAGTGTCTTCTTACGTGGACCAATTTCACTATTGTGGCGCCTCAATCGAATCAGCATTTTAGTTTGGTTCTTCGGAATTATGATTTTAGGCATGACTTATGGTTCAATTTTTAACACTATCGGAGATATTCTCAAAACTAACCCGATGTTTAGTCAATTATTAGATACCAAAGCCATTGACACTGCTAATTTATTGTTAATCAAACAGTTCATTGGTGTTTTGATTATTGTCTTCGCTGTTTTAGCTTTGATTCCTGGTATTTCTCTCATCAATTATTTAAAAAATGGCGAAAACAAGGGCTATCTAGAAATTATTCATTCAAAACCTACTAGTCGTCTCAGACTATTTTCTTCTGTAACTTTGATTGCATTCATTACTAGTATTGCGGTTCTATTCGCTGGCATTTTGGGATTATACCTTGGTGGTAACGCCGTTATGGAACAACCTTTGAAATTTGATCTCTTCTGGAATTGTTTCATCGGCTACTTGTCTCCAACTCTAATCATGCTTGGTATTTCAACTTGTCTATTAGGTTGGATGCCTAAATTAGTCAGTTTAAATTATGGATATTTAATCGTCGGATTCTTTGTAAAATACTTCGGCAAACTATTAAAATTACCTGATTGGACCGAAAAAATCACACCTTTTGGGTTCATCGATAAGGTTCCCGTTCATAATTTTGACATGGCAACTTTTGGGTGGCAGTTACTCATCGCCGCTATTTTAATCGTTGTCGGTTATCTTGGTTACCGCAGACGTGACTTAATTACCGGCTAG
- a CDS encoding aldo/keto reductase yields the protein MYTASDNRYQGPVRHAGNSGLVLPPISLGLWRHYGSADPLADRKKVLLHAFDRGVFHFDVANHYGDGDFGSSERLLGQVLNTDLKPYRDELVISTKIGYEIHDGPFGTGTSRKALLQGIDSSLERLNLDYVDVLYAHRYDDQTPIYETVRALDDIVKSGKALYVGVSNFEVPQMKEALKLFKEFGTPVVLNQMSMNLLNDHVDASGLRDVLKDGGVGAIAYGPLCEGLLSDRYLNGLTDDFKIHPTNKVLLANGKDALVAKLNELNDIAQNRNQTLSQMSLAWLLRDPVVSSVIIGTTSVKHLDDNLDAINKLDFTDDEVTAIEKIIKK from the coding sequence ATGTATACAGCTTCAGATAATCGTTACCAAGGACCAGTGCGCCATGCTGGAAACTCTGGTCTAGTTTTACCACCAATTTCTCTAGGATTATGGCGTCATTATGGCAGTGCTGATCCACTAGCCGACCGCAAGAAAGTTTTACTACACGCTTTTGACCGTGGCGTCTTCCACTTCGATGTTGCCAACCACTATGGTGACGGTGACTTCGGTAGTTCAGAAAGATTGCTCGGACAAGTTTTGAACACTGATTTAAAACCATATCGTGATGAATTGGTTATTTCTACCAAAATCGGCTATGAAATTCACGATGGACCCTTTGGTACCGGTACTTCTAGAAAGGCTCTCCTTCAAGGAATCGACTCTTCTCTAGAACGCCTTAATTTGGACTATGTCGATGTACTTTACGCTCACCGTTATGACGACCAAACACCAATCTACGAAACAGTTCGTGCCCTTGATGATATCGTCAAATCAGGTAAAGCATTGTACGTTGGAGTTTCAAACTTTGAAGTTCCACAGATGAAAGAAGCACTCAAACTATTCAAAGAATTCGGCACACCCGTTGTTTTGAACCAAATGAGTATGAATTTATTGAATGACCATGTTGATGCCAGCGGTTTAAGAGATGTTCTAAAAGACGGTGGCGTTGGCGCTATTGCCTACGGACCACTATGTGAAGGACTATTATCTGACCGCTACTTAAATGGATTGACTGACGATTTCAAGATTCATCCAACCAACAAAGTCCTATTAGCCAATGGTAAAGATGCCTTAGTTGCTAAACTAAATGAATTAAACGACATCGCCCAAAACCGTAATCAAACCTTGAGTCAAATGTCACTAGCATGGCTTCTAAGAGATCCTGTCGTATCGAGTGTAATTATCGGAACTACTAGCGTAAAACACTTAGACGACAATTTAGATGCCATCAACAAGCTAGATTTCACTGATGATGAAGTTACAGCTATCGAAAAGATTATTAAGAAATAG
- a CDS encoding aminotransferase class I/II-fold pyridoxal phosphate-dependent enzyme, translating to MSLSWTDDLPEDLKNKVAKVEKLIQPRLEEIDQQVLYNQQRVLNLFRKHRVGEEDLVPSTGYGYDDIGRDKIEAIYADYFKVDDALVRPQFASGTHAISTALFSMLRPGNTLYYLTGTPYDTIQEVIGLAGNKRGNMKEYGIDFKATELLDDGSVDYDQAKKDLQDESIKVVAIQRSRGYAVRDSFTVEKIAKMIKFVKSIRPDVNVFIDNCYGEFSEKEEPTFYGADIMAGSLYKNAGAGLVKSGAYIVGREDLVDGAGSRLTVPGAGKGEGATWGYLRDFYQGFFMAAHTTGEALKGMIFTAALCEEMGMNVSPKWDAPRTDIVQTVSFGDPDPMVKFCAAIQHYSPMNSFVDPIPSHQDGYEDDVVMASGSFVEGSTIELSSDGPIRPPYSLYIQGGLSYAHVQIAITQAVRETFYK from the coding sequence ATGTCATTATCATGGACAGATGATTTACCAGAAGATTTAAAAAACAAAGTTGCTAAAGTAGAAAAGTTGATTCAACCACGTTTAGAGGAGATTGACCAACAAGTTTTATACAATCAACAACGAGTTTTGAATTTATTTAGAAAGCACCGTGTTGGGGAAGAGGATTTAGTACCATCAACTGGTTATGGTTACGATGATATTGGTCGTGACAAGATTGAGGCAATTTACGCTGACTATTTCAAAGTTGACGATGCCTTAGTTCGTCCCCAATTTGCTTCAGGAACACACGCCATTTCAACAGCTTTGTTCAGTATGTTGCGTCCTGGCAATACTCTTTATTATTTAACAGGAACTCCTTACGATACGATCCAAGAAGTTATCGGTTTAGCTGGAAACAAGCGCGGTAACATGAAGGAATATGGGATTGATTTCAAAGCTACTGAATTGCTAGATGATGGTTCAGTTGACTATGACCAAGCCAAAAAAGACTTACAAGATGAATCTATTAAAGTAGTTGCTATCCAACGTTCTCGTGGTTATGCTGTTCGAGATAGTTTCACAGTTGAAAAAATCGCCAAGATGATCAAATTCGTAAAATCAATTCGTCCTGACGTCAATGTCTTCATCGATAACTGTTACGGTGAATTTTCAGAGAAAGAAGAACCAACTTTTTACGGTGCTGATATCATGGCTGGTTCACTTTACAAAAATGCTGGAGCTGGTTTAGTTAAGAGTGGTGCCTACATCGTTGGTCGTGAAGACTTAGTCGACGGTGCCGGGTCACGTTTGACAGTTCCTGGTGCGGGTAAAGGTGAAGGTGCTACTTGGGGTTACTTGCGTGACTTCTATCAAGGATTCTTCATGGCCGCTCATACGACTGGCGAAGCCTTGAAAGGTATGATCTTCACTGCAGCTTTGTGTGAAGAAATGGGTATGAACGTTTCACCTAAGTGGGATGCTCCAAGAACTGATATCGTTCAAACAGTTTCCTTCGGTGATCCAGATCCAATGGTTAAATTCTGTGCTGCCATCCAACACTACTCACCAATGAATTCTTTTGTTGATCCAATTCCTAGTCATCAAGATGGTTACGAAGATGACGTCGTTATGGCTTCAGGTAGTTTCGTTGAAGGATCAACTATCGAGTTATCATCTGATGGACCAATCAGACCACCATATTCACTTTATATTCAAGGTGGTTTGTCATATGCACACGTTCAAATCGCAATTACACAAGCAGTTAGAGAAACATTTTATAAATAA
- a CDS encoding putative ornithine decarboxylase yields the protein MNFLKIAIGNDVIINDSTDFEIVSFTENNTASELAAIVLNEHDQKNLSVAKNLQETSGLGIPIITTDGKTDVTVKALQLANDYQTKMVPGFLSDLINFAEDKPISFTTPGHHNGQYYEKHPAGVVFNRFFGKNLMFADTSDTVAELGDTMTHEGTPLTAEQKAAQTYNADKVYFCTNGTTSSNSICASALLSEDDLVLFDRNNHKSLYNSALVMSGAKPVYVPTNRNPLGLIGEMNPEALDEDKLRKEISKVDPKRAQVKRPFRLAILQLETYDGVFYDAQWIIDKIGHLCDYILFDCAWGGFEQFVPIMKHLSPLSLEYGPDDPGILVTQSLHKQQAGLAQTSQILKKDAHLKGQARYVDHKHFNNAYLKFVTSSYSYPIYASLTVNAYLTAGQGNKNWWNETLRLGIEWRKQLLQKSKLFKPLVPDNFLQISTDDLATHSEYWNLKSSDNWHGFKEIADGQAMIDPLKITVITPGVDIKNAQYQDSGIPGPVVAEFLMEKRIIRAKDDLNSLLFLLTPGDSREELDILLEAFLKFERLYLADAPLTEVLPRLAQQYPKRYQGYTLKQLCQEMHDYYRQNKTFTLQKELFAKKNMQNYEMTPAQADRLFMKNQSELVDLKDIKGRIALEGALPYPPGVFIVAPGEKWQDVDLKYFEDLVGAIERFPGFVPEIQGVYWDKNADGTISVQAEVLKK from the coding sequence ATGAATTTTCTGAAAATTGCCATCGGAAATGATGTGATAATCAACGATTCGACTGATTTTGAGATAGTTTCATTTACAGAAAACAATACTGCTTCAGAATTAGCAGCAATCGTTTTGAATGAACACGATCAAAAGAATTTGTCGGTCGCCAAAAATCTACAAGAAACATCAGGTCTAGGCATTCCTATTATTACAACTGATGGGAAAACTGACGTTACAGTTAAGGCGCTACAATTAGCAAATGACTATCAAACTAAGATGGTACCGGGCTTTTTGAGTGACTTGATCAACTTTGCGGAAGACAAACCAATCAGTTTTACAACTCCGGGACACCATAACGGTCAATACTATGAAAAACATCCGGCTGGTGTAGTATTCAATCGTTTCTTCGGTAAGAATTTAATGTTCGCCGATACGTCCGATACTGTCGCTGAATTGGGCGATACGATGACTCACGAAGGAACTCCACTGACGGCTGAACAAAAGGCTGCTCAAACGTATAACGCCGATAAAGTTTATTTTTGTACTAATGGGACAACTAGTTCTAATTCGATTTGTGCCAGCGCTTTGTTATCTGAAGATGATTTAGTTTTATTTGACCGCAACAATCACAAGTCGCTTTACAACAGTGCTTTGGTGATGAGTGGGGCCAAACCAGTCTATGTGCCAACTAATCGTAATCCTTTGGGTTTGATTGGAGAAATGAATCCTGAAGCCTTAGACGAAGATAAATTACGTAAAGAAATCAGTAAAGTTGATCCTAAAAGAGCTCAAGTCAAACGTCCTTTTAGATTAGCAATCTTGCAATTAGAAACTTACGATGGTGTTTTCTATGATGCACAATGGATCATTGATAAAATCGGCCATCTCTGCGATTACATTTTGTTCGACTGTGCGTGGGGTGGATTTGAACAATTTGTGCCTATCATGAAACATCTCTCACCATTATCATTGGAATATGGACCAGATGATCCAGGAATCTTAGTAACGCAATCGTTACACAAACAACAGGCGGGACTTGCACAAACTTCACAGATTTTGAAAAAAGATGCTCATTTGAAAGGCCAAGCTCGTTATGTCGACCATAAACATTTCAACAACGCTTATTTGAAATTCGTCACATCTAGTTATTCCTATCCAATTTACGCTTCTTTGACAGTCAACGCCTATTTGACAGCTGGCCAAGGTAATAAGAATTGGTGGAATGAAACTTTACGTTTGGGTATTGAGTGGCGCAAGCAGCTGTTACAAAAGTCTAAATTATTCAAACCTTTAGTTCCTGACAACTTCTTGCAGATCAGTACCGATGATTTAGCTACTCACAGTGAATACTGGAACTTGAAGAGCAGCGATAATTGGCATGGTTTCAAGGAAATCGCTGACGGACAAGCAATGATTGACCCATTGAAAATCACCGTTATAACGCCTGGTGTCGATATCAAAAATGCTCAATATCAAGATTCAGGAATTCCTGGTCCGGTAGTAGCGGAATTTTTGATGGAGAAACGAATTATTCGTGCCAAAGATGATTTAAATTCATTATTATTCCTACTAACTCCTGGCGATTCAAGGGAAGAATTAGATATACTATTAGAGGCCTTTTTGAAATTTGAGCGTTTGTATTTGGCCGATGCTCCACTAACAGAAGTTTTGCCAAGATTAGCGCAACAATATCCAAAACGTTATCAAGGTTATACTTTGAAACAGTTGTGCCAAGAGATGCATGACTACTATCGTCAGAACAAGACTTTTACTCTTCAAAAGGAATTGTTTGCTAAAAAGAACATGCAAAATTACGAGATGACACCGGCTCAAGCAGATAGATTGTTCATGAAAAACCAAAGTGAATTAGTTGATTTGAAGGATATCAAAGGTCGAATTGCACTCGAAGGAGCATTGCCATACCCTCCCGGGGTCTTCATTGTGGCACCTGGTGAAAAGTGGCAAGATGTCGATTTGAAGTATTTTGAAGATCTCGTTGGAGCTATCGAACGTTTTCCTGGTTTTGTGCCAGAAATTCAAGGTGTATATTGGGATAAGAATGCTGATGGAACAATTTCTGTGCAAGCAGAAGTTTTGAAAAAATAA
- a CDS encoding APC family permease encodes MESLEPNKKHYLSWPVIALIDFVTIISFENIFYPFQNQGLSVVISWIFLLFAYVIPYALISSQMSLTFDNQAGGLASWVRHSSNDTLGYWTSWMYWVQSVPYIVDVSNSVIVSFSWMFLGNNTLDKRMSTFWFGILTFAIILIFILLENVIKNSLEILSLIGGGAMFIMSALFVLLAGYAVLHGHHIATQPFNWGAFKPNFSLKYFSTTGLLIFAMSGAELAAPYVVQMRDPKHEFPKAMWLLAIMTGFLTIFGTLALAMFFNANHIPHDFKMNGPYYAFHLLGNSLGVGKLLMYIFAVVQAIFMMAQLAVLLDASSRVFAGDVADKFMPKWLTKKNKNGRPVHSYTMTTGLSLFLLLLTGTLPNINTIYNWLLNINGIISPYKTCWVFFAFVAMRMHQDRFHSDYTFIKNKTGALIVGGWCLAFTFICATLGFIPQEAKFGTGAFNHQLLLNFITVIVLFGLGFVMPWLRKREQRREGMELN; translated from the coding sequence TTGGAATCTTTAGAACCAAATAAAAAGCACTATTTAAGTTGGCCGGTCATTGCCTTGATCGACTTCGTTACTATCATCAGTTTTGAAAACATCTTTTATCCATTTCAAAACCAAGGACTATCTGTGGTCATCTCATGGATTTTCCTACTCTTCGCCTACGTTATTCCTTACGCTTTGATTTCTAGTCAAATGAGTTTAACGTTCGACAATCAAGCCGGAGGTTTAGCTTCATGGGTTCGTCATTCCAGTAATGACACTCTAGGTTATTGGACTTCTTGGATGTATTGGGTTCAAAGTGTGCCCTACATCGTCGATGTTTCTAACTCGGTTATCGTTTCATTCAGTTGGATGTTCTTGGGTAACAATACTTTAGACAAAAGAATGTCGACTTTCTGGTTTGGAATCCTAACTTTTGCTATCATCTTGATTTTTATCTTATTAGAAAATGTCATCAAAAACTCACTAGAAATCCTTTCACTAATTGGTGGAGGTGCCATGTTCATCATGTCAGCTTTGTTCGTTCTATTAGCTGGCTACGCTGTCTTACACGGTCACCATATCGCTACACAACCTTTCAACTGGGGAGCTTTCAAGCCTAACTTTAGTCTGAAATACTTCTCGACAACCGGATTATTGATTTTTGCCATGTCTGGGGCTGAACTAGCTGCACCATACGTCGTTCAAATGCGTGATCCTAAACACGAATTTCCTAAAGCTATGTGGCTACTTGCTATCATGACTGGATTCTTAACAATCTTTGGTACTTTAGCCTTGGCAATGTTCTTCAACGCCAACCATATTCCACATGATTTCAAGATGAACGGTCCTTACTACGCCTTCCACTTATTAGGTAATAGTTTGGGTGTCGGTAAATTATTGATGTATATCTTCGCAGTCGTTCAAGCAATCTTTATGATGGCTCAATTAGCTGTCTTGCTTGATGCCTCCAGTCGTGTCTTTGCCGGTGATGTTGCTGACAAGTTCATGCCTAAGTGGTTAACTAAGAAAAATAAGAATGGTCGTCCTGTTCACAGTTACACGATGACAACTGGTTTGAGTTTGTTCCTATTGTTGCTAACAGGTACTTTGCCAAATATCAACACTATTTATAACTGGTTGTTAAATATCAACGGAATCATTTCACCATATAAGACTTGTTGGGTTTTCTTCGCCTTCGTTGCTATGAGAATGCATCAAGACAGGTTCCATTCAGATTATACTTTCATCAAAAATAAAACTGGCGCTTTGATCGTCGGTGGTTGGTGTCTAGCCTTTACCTTCATCTGTGCTACTTTAGGATTCATCCCTCAAGAAGCTAAGTTCGGTACTGGTGCTTTCAATCATCAACTTCTACTAAACTTCATTACTGTTATCGTCTTATTCGGACTAGGCTTCGTTATGCCATGGTTACGAAAACGCGAGCAACGTCGTGAAGGTATGGAATTAAATTAA
- a CDS encoding bacteriocin immunity protein: MNKKELIWSRMDELIMSDNVSDSERKIFVEAKQKIAKGQDSEAVAGKLKTQLSLLSLKKQLSPDVVPFFTELSRVYLGYGRRDNISIIS; this comes from the coding sequence ATGAATAAAAAAGAATTAATTTGGTCAAGAATGGACGAATTGATCATGTCCGACAACGTATCAGATTCGGAAAGAAAGATATTTGTAGAAGCTAAACAAAAGATTGCTAAAGGTCAAGATAGTGAAGCTGTGGCTGGAAAACTTAAAACACAATTGTCGCTATTGTCATTAAAAAAGCAGCTATCACCTGATGTTGTACCATTCTTTACTGAATTATCCAGAGTGTACTTAGGATATGGAAGACGCGATAACATTTCAATTATTTCTTAG
- a CDS encoding bacteriocin immunity protein has protein sequence MLDIDTTKKVIHELYNSLHSHPDQSPYLLNITDVLSQVYMKLDTVKNPEAWLSRLVNYIYMEAFSRVPFSREEDKLLIQLGDLSKKSGLNGRNRASFDDKSQFYGLFEKMPRR, from the coding sequence ATGTTAGATATAGATACGACCAAAAAAGTAATTCATGAGCTGTACAATTCGCTACATTCGCATCCTGATCAATCACCTTATTTGTTGAATATAACGGATGTTTTGAGTCAAGTTTACATGAAACTGGATACGGTGAAGAATCCTGAAGCGTGGCTTAGTAGATTAGTGAATTATATTTACATGGAAGCTTTTAGTAGAGTTCCATTTTCCAGAGAAGAAGATAAGTTGTTGATCCAGTTAGGTGACTTGTCTAAAAAATCGGGACTTAATGGTCGGAATCGAGCTAGCTTTGATGATAAATCTCAGTTTTACGGTTTATTTGAAAAAATGCCTCGACGCTAA
- a CDS encoding bacteriocin immunity protein, with protein MKKLKWFVGGKDRSEVAISIIDDLLDNLDDDTTKPLQEVLTDFKIELEKRESAVPYILSRMNLTISTTMHKNGITLPKDQQERLQQLTQLSNIYYGY; from the coding sequence ATGAAGAAATTAAAATGGTTTGTTGGCGGTAAAGACCGCAGTGAAGTAGCAATCTCAATTATTGACGATCTACTAGATAATTTGGATGATGACACAACTAAACCACTCCAAGAAGTATTAACTGATTTCAAAATTGAATTAGAAAAAAGAGAATCCGCTGTTCCTTATATCCTCAGCCGCATGAATCTAACAATCTCAACGACCATGCACAAAAACGGCATCACTTTACCTAAAGATCAACAAGAAAGGTTGCAACAATTAACTCAATTATCAAATATTTATTACGGGTATTAA
- a CDS encoding CPBP family intramembrane glutamic endopeptidase, producing the protein MNKILQHISKHEGIIRILLLLLIDELLENFAFIPLNPHIGFLIDNILFKVFSLTSILLLNFLILKQRVYFKPIFLKIKLKNKITFTILFIILFFMPIMEQSSTKILEAITIGLIAAIPEEYLYRGIVLGGFLKYLKSTKLRSEKSRIIFCLVASSLLFSLIHISNVIFDGTLNTFCQIIQTFGFGLLAGSFYIAYSSLLAPIALHFLLDFELTISNGLEQNTQVAASDIPSYILTSFIIAIFYIIIGISVLHRANYHKLLTKINS; encoded by the coding sequence ATGAACAAAATATTACAGCACATCTCAAAACATGAAGGGATTATTCGTATTCTACTTTTATTATTGATAGACGAACTATTAGAGAATTTTGCGTTTATACCTTTAAACCCACATATAGGTTTTCTTATTGACAATATACTTTTCAAAGTATTTTCACTAACATCCATTCTTTTACTTAATTTTTTAATCTTAAAACAAAGGGTATACTTCAAACCTATATTTTTAAAAATCAAATTAAAAAACAAAATAACTTTCACAATATTATTTATCATTTTATTTTTTATGCCAATTATGGAGCAATCTAGTACTAAAATACTTGAAGCCATCACTATAGGACTTATTGCAGCAATACCTGAAGAATATTTATACAGAGGAATTGTCTTAGGCGGTTTTCTAAAATACTTAAAATCAACTAAATTGCGGAGTGAAAAATCACGGATAATTTTTTGCCTAGTGGCCAGTAGTCTGTTATTTTCATTAATACACATAAGTAATGTTATTTTTGATGGCACATTAAATACTTTTTGTCAGATAATCCAAACCTTTGGCTTCGGATTGCTGGCAGGATCATTCTATATTGCCTATTCATCTTTACTAGCTCCAATCGCGTTACATTTCCTACTGGATTTTGAATTAACTATTAGCAACGGATTGGAACAAAATACTCAAGTGGCTGCTTCCGATATTCCCTCATACATACTCACATCATTCATCATTGCAATATTTTATATTATTATTGGCATATCGGTTTTACATAGGGCTAATTACCATAAACTACTTACTAAAATAAATTCATAA